The following are encoded in a window of Aphelocoma coerulescens isolate FSJ_1873_10779 unplaced genomic scaffold, UR_Acoe_1.0 HiC_scaffold_204, whole genome shotgun sequence genomic DNA:
- the LOC138101138 gene encoding serine protease 33-like, whose translation MRRRRREPGAGHGAGPALLLLLLLLLPAGGHWGVAAEDDAVPCGTPVHRRVVGGAGAREGQWPWQVSVAFRGRHVCGGALIAPRLGPHGRPLLPAVSNPPKNNPKITPKIAPK comes from the exons atgaggaggcggcggcgggagccgggagcggggcacggagcggggccggcgctgctgctgctgctgctgctgctgctgccggcgGGAG GTCACTGGGGGGTGGCGGCGGAGGATGACgcag TTCCGTGCGGGACCCCCGTGCACCGGCGCGTGGTGGGGGGCGCGGGGGCGCGGGAGGGCCAGTGGCCCTGGCAAGTCAGCGTGGCCTTCAGGGGCCGCCACGTCTGCGGGGGGGCCCTGATCGCCCCCCGCCTGGGTCCTCACGGCCGCCCACTGCTTCCCGCCGTGagtaacccccccaaaaataaccccaaaataacccccaaaattgcccccaaATAg